The following are encoded in a window of Lactobacillus acidophilus genomic DNA:
- a CDS encoding ABC-F family ATP-binding cassette domain-containing protein: MITVSDLSLKFGGRTLYEDVNLKFTPGNCYGVIGANGAGKSTFLKLLEGKLDPTTGSISIDPNERMSSLNQDHFAFDDFTVMDTVIQGHKELYQVMKEKDALYAKPDFGDEDGVKAAELESKFAELDGWNAEADASKLLQSLGIPEDEHQVLMKELPESEKVKVLLAQALFGNPDILLLDEPTNGLDVHTVEWLENFLADYPNIVIVVSHDRHFLNQVCTEMCDVDRGKIQLYVGNYDFWYESSKLANELAANQNAKKEEKIKQLQEFIARFSANASKSRQATSRKKQLDKITLDDIKPSSRKYPFVKFEMHRDLGNDLVKVENVSYSVDGEKILDNVSFIVRPGDKVAFLSRNSLAATALLDIIAGKIEPDTGSVTWGQTTAFNYMSRDLNANFNNDDLTILDWLRQYATKEQDDNTFLRGFLGRMLFSGEEIEKKIKVLSGGEKVRCQLSRMMLEPANVLIMDDPTNHLDLESITALNDALVSHPGSILFTSHDHEFIQTIANHIIEVGPRGIVSRQDTTYDEFLDKSSIQEQVEKIYN, from the coding sequence TTGATTACAGTATCCGACTTAAGTCTTAAATTTGGTGGTCGAACACTTTATGAAGATGTAAACTTGAAATTTACTCCTGGTAATTGCTATGGCGTAATTGGGGCAAATGGTGCCGGCAAGTCAACTTTTCTTAAATTATTAGAAGGTAAGCTTGATCCAACAACTGGTTCAATTAGTATCGATCCTAATGAACGTATGTCTAGCTTGAATCAGGATCACTTTGCTTTTGATGATTTCACTGTTATGGACACCGTAATTCAAGGGCATAAAGAACTTTACCAGGTAATGAAGGAAAAAGATGCTCTTTACGCAAAGCCTGATTTTGGTGATGAAGATGGTGTAAAAGCAGCGGAACTGGAAAGTAAATTTGCCGAACTTGATGGTTGGAATGCCGAAGCCGATGCTTCGAAGCTGCTCCAATCTTTAGGTATTCCTGAAGATGAACATCAAGTACTTATGAAAGAATTGCCAGAATCTGAAAAGGTTAAAGTGCTTCTTGCACAAGCATTATTTGGCAACCCCGATATTCTTTTACTTGACGAACCAACTAACGGTCTTGATGTGCACACTGTTGAGTGGCTTGAAAACTTTTTGGCTGATTATCCTAACATTGTGATCGTTGTTTCCCACGACCGTCACTTCTTAAATCAAGTATGTACGGAAATGTGTGATGTCGATCGTGGCAAGATTCAACTTTATGTTGGTAATTACGATTTCTGGTATGAATCAAGTAAGCTGGCTAATGAACTTGCAGCTAACCAAAATGCTAAGAAGGAAGAAAAGATTAAGCAATTACAAGAATTTATTGCTCGTTTTTCAGCTAATGCTTCTAAATCACGTCAAGCTACTTCACGTAAGAAGCAACTGGATAAGATTACTTTAGACGATATTAAACCATCTTCTCGTAAGTATCCATTTGTAAAATTTGAAATGCACCGTGATCTTGGTAACGACTTGGTTAAAGTGGAAAACGTTTCTTATTCAGTTGACGGCGAAAAGATTTTGGACAATGTTTCATTTATCGTTCGTCCAGGAGATAAGGTAGCGTTTTTGTCACGCAACTCTTTAGCTGCGACTGCTTTGCTTGATATCATTGCCGGTAAGATTGAGCCCGATACAGGTAGTGTTACATGGGGTCAAACTACTGCCTTTAACTACATGTCACGTGATTTAAATGCTAACTTCAATAATGATGATTTAACTATCTTAGATTGGTTAAGACAATATGCTACTAAGGAACAAGATGACAATACCTTCCTTAGAGGATTTTTAGGTAGAATGCTCTTTAGCGGTGAAGAAATTGAAAAGAAGATTAAAGTTCTTTCCGGTGGGGAAAAGGTTCGTTGTCAGTTATCTCGTATGATGCTTGAACCTGCTAATGTATTGATTATGGATGATCCAACTAATCACCTTGATTTGGAATCAATCACCGCATTAAATGATGCATTGGTCTCCCACCCAGGCTCCATTTTATTCACTTCTCATGACCATGAATTTATTCAAACTATTGCTAACCATATTATTGAAGTAGGTCCTAGGGGAATTGTTAGTCGACAAGACACAACCTATGATGAATTTTTGGATAAAAGTAGTATTCAAGAACAAGTGGAAAAGATTTATAATTAA
- a CDS encoding M42 family metallopeptidase: protein MEKAQEIEMLKDFSDANATSGFEEEFVKLFISYAEKTANIETDGMLNVYAAKKENKGNRPVIQLDAHSDAVGFITQAVRPNGLIKFVPLGGWVKYNIPALKVKVRNRDGEYIPGVVATKPPHFMTVAERNNVPDVADMSIDVGSSSREETINDYKIDTGCPIFVDVKCEYHEKSGLFFGKDFDDRFGAGAMIDVLDNLKDEETNFDVVAALSSQEEVGLRGAYVTARKVKPDLCIVLESCPADDTFTPDWLSQTGLKRGPMLRDMDTTFLPNPKFQQYACDLADKNNIPYTRSVRTGGGQDGAAIYYENGAPTIVIGIPVRYEHSPYCFSSYKDFKASVDLATAIIRDITQEKLDSFKKF, encoded by the coding sequence ATGGAAAAAGCACAAGAAATTGAGATGCTTAAAGATTTTTCAGATGCTAATGCTACATCTGGCTTTGAAGAAGAATTCGTTAAACTTTTTATTAGCTACGCAGAAAAAACTGCCAATATTGAGACTGACGGGATGCTGAATGTATATGCAGCAAAGAAGGAAAATAAAGGCAATCGCCCAGTAATTCAACTTGATGCACACTCAGATGCTGTTGGTTTTATTACTCAAGCTGTTCGTCCAAATGGTTTAATTAAATTTGTGCCACTTGGTGGTTGGGTAAAATACAACATTCCTGCTCTAAAAGTGAAGGTGAGAAATCGTGATGGTGAATATATCCCTGGCGTTGTAGCTACTAAACCACCACATTTTATGACTGTTGCTGAAAGAAATAATGTCCCTGATGTAGCAGATATGTCAATTGATGTTGGTTCAAGTAGCCGCGAAGAAACCATTAATGATTATAAGATCGATACGGGCTGTCCAATCTTTGTCGATGTTAAGTGTGAATATCATGAAAAATCAGGGTTATTCTTTGGTAAAGACTTCGATGATCGTTTCGGTGCTGGAGCAATGATTGATGTTTTGGATAATTTAAAGGATGAAGAAACTAACTTTGATGTTGTGGCAGCCTTGTCTAGTCAAGAGGAAGTAGGGCTTCGCGGAGCTTACGTAACTGCTAGAAAAGTTAAGCCAGATCTATGTATTGTGCTTGAAAGCTGTCCAGCAGATGATACTTTTACTCCGGACTGGCTTTCTCAAACTGGTTTAAAGCGGGGACCAATGTTACGTGATATGGATACTACTTTCTTGCCAAATCCTAAGTTCCAACAATATGCTTGCGACCTAGCTGACAAGAACAACATTCCATACACTCGTTCAGTTAGAACCGGTGGTGGACAAGATGGTGCCGCAATTTACTACGAAAACGGTGCACCAACTATTGTTATCGGTATCCCAGTTCGTTATGAACACTCACCATATTGCTTCAGTAGCTATAAGGACTTCAAGGCTTCTGTAGATTTGGCTACTGCAATTATCCGTGATATTACCCAGGAAAAGTTGGATAGTTTCAAGAAGTTTTAA
- a CDS encoding MarR family winged helix-turn-helix transcriptional regulator: protein MKINDTEKLNLAIVHGGRAYNYWDQTHGMTSYLTMILYELTIRKRLTQKQLVDMTDLPKQSINKGIKQLSAAGYLTMTVDPEDKRVRFCELTADGRKFAHKKLQSLFEIEEKTAQKMGKEKMKQLTALNEEWSNTFWHFLLNEERSN from the coding sequence ATGAAAATTAACGATACAGAAAAATTAAATCTGGCAATCGTTCATGGCGGTCGTGCCTATAATTATTGGGATCAAACTCATGGTATGACTAGCTACTTAACGATGATTTTATATGAGTTAACAATTCGTAAAAGGTTAACTCAAAAGCAGTTAGTAGATATGACAGATTTGCCTAAGCAATCAATTAACAAGGGAATAAAGCAATTAAGTGCGGCAGGTTATTTGACGATGACGGTTGATCCAGAAGATAAACGAGTACGCTTTTGTGAATTAACCGCAGATGGAAGAAAATTTGCTCATAAGAAGTTGCAATCTTTATTTGAAATTGAAGAGAAGACAGCTCAGAAAATGGGTAAAGAAAAAATGAAGCAATTAACTGCTTTAAATGAGGAATGGAGTAACACATTTTGGCATTTTTTATTAAATGAAGAAAGGAGTAATTAA
- a CDS encoding AEC family transporter gives MFILMTIGWLCYKVEFIHTQTAKDLTNLLLYIVSPCLIINSFKQKFTYARLVGFGVLFALVAFLFIFKILLSAGIFNKKTVADEQKRTILRYAGTYTNAGFMGIPLVQAILGTNGVFFAVPYLIVYNIFMWTHGISMFQDKHHSFDQQVRQAVLNPNIIAAVIGLLLFVTQFKIPDLIATPMNYIADINTPLSMIVIGTNLGAIDLKNDWHDRLAWSGVLVRNIIFPLLILGILLLMPLSYTAKITMLIMAACPVAGVVVLFSLISDYDVKFPTKLMCLSTLSAVATIPLIIFLATLIKL, from the coding sequence ATGTTTATCCTAATGACGATCGGCTGGCTATGTTATAAAGTTGAATTCATTCACACACAAACGGCCAAGGATTTAACTAATTTATTACTTTATATTGTTTCCCCGTGTTTAATTATCAATTCTTTTAAACAAAAATTTACATATGCAAGATTAGTGGGATTTGGTGTGCTTTTTGCTCTGGTTGCATTTTTATTCATCTTTAAAATTTTACTTAGTGCTGGTATTTTTAATAAAAAGACTGTGGCAGATGAGCAAAAAAGAACGATTTTGCGTTATGCAGGTACCTATACTAACGCAGGTTTTATGGGGATTCCGCTTGTACAGGCAATTTTAGGTACTAACGGCGTATTCTTCGCTGTCCCATATTTAATCGTCTACAATATTTTTATGTGGACGCATGGCATCAGCATGTTTCAAGATAAGCATCATTCTTTTGATCAGCAGGTACGTCAAGCTGTTCTTAATCCCAATATTATTGCTGCAGTGATTGGATTGCTTTTGTTTGTAACTCAATTTAAGATTCCAGATTTGATTGCAACTCCAATGAATTATATTGCCGATATTAATACGCCATTAAGTATGATCGTCATTGGTACAAATTTAGGTGCGATTGATTTGAAAAATGATTGGCATGATCGCTTGGCCTGGAGCGGCGTTTTAGTTAGAAATATCATCTTTCCATTACTTATTTTAGGAATATTACTTTTAATGCCACTTAGTTATACTGCTAAAATAACTATGTTAATTATGGCTGCCTGTCCTGTAGCTGGTGTTGTCGTTTTATTTAGTTTGATTAGTGACTATGATGTAAAGTTTCCAACTAAGTTGATGTGTCTTTCTACATTAAGTGCGGTAGCTACTATTCCATTAATTATCTTTTTAGCTACTTTAATTAAACTTTGA
- a CDS encoding transporter substrate-binding domain-containing protein, giving the protein MRKKYFLSTFLIALLAITLSACGQNKNQSIYQTVKETKSITWGVKADTPLFGSMSIKDGKVRGFEIDLAEALTHKILGKQAKANFVTTTANTKIQLLKNRNVDAVIAAMTITPERKKQVEFSKPYFPAGQSIMVAKNSKINNVKDLNNKRVLIVKGTTSADAVRKFAPKAEILQFDDYGQAFAALKADQGDAFVTDNGILAGILRDNSGYKIAGGTFTNQPYGIAVNKGQNEMMEHINLALTQLEKDGTYNRLVEKWFGNIPGFNVKEIEKY; this is encoded by the coding sequence ATGCGCAAAAAATATTTTTTATCTACTTTCTTAATAGCTTTGCTTGCTATCACACTATCTGCATGTGGCCAAAACAAAAATCAAAGCATTTATCAAACGGTTAAAGAAACCAAATCAATTACCTGGGGAGTCAAAGCAGATACACCATTATTTGGCTCAATGAGTATTAAAGACGGCAAGGTTCGCGGTTTTGAAATCGATCTTGCCGAAGCATTAACTCATAAAATACTTGGAAAGCAAGCTAAAGCTAACTTTGTTACTACAACTGCTAACACTAAAATTCAATTATTAAAAAATAGAAACGTCGATGCGGTTATTGCCGCAATGACAATTACACCAGAACGTAAAAAACAGGTTGAGTTCAGTAAGCCTTATTTTCCTGCTGGACAATCAATTATGGTTGCTAAAAATAGCAAAATAAATAATGTTAAAGATCTTAATAATAAACGGGTGCTTATTGTTAAAGGGACCACTTCTGCAGATGCAGTACGTAAATTTGCCCCCAAAGCTGAAATTTTGCAATTCGATGATTATGGTCAAGCCTTTGCAGCTTTAAAGGCTGATCAAGGGGATGCATTTGTAACCGATAATGGTATCTTAGCTGGTATTTTGCGTGATAATTCTGGTTACAAAATAGCCGGTGGTACTTTCACTAACCAACCATATGGTATCGCTGTTAATAAAGGACAAAACGAGATGATGGAGCACATCAATTTGGCCTTAACTCAATTAGAAAAAGATGGCACCTATAATCGTTTAGTCGAAAAATGGTTTGGTAATATTCCTGGATTTAATGTAAAAGAAATTGAGAAGTATTAA